CAACAACTGAGTTTGTTGTGCCAAGGTCAATACCTATAATCTTTCCCATGTTCTTTTATCCTCCTATTTTTATAAAGGTGTAGTTAGGTAAAATTTATGCACGAAAAGGCTTTTTGTCAAGGTTAGTTATATTGCCCTGAATGCCTTTTTTACTGCATCAAGGGTTTTTGCAATATCCTTATCTGTATGGGCAGTTGATACAAATACAGCCTCAAACTGAGACGGCGGCAGATACACACAATTTTCAAGCATCTTTCTGAAATACTTTCCAAACTTTTCAAGGTTTGATTTTTTTGCATCCGAATAATTATTGACAGGGTTGGCATTAAAAAATAAAGTAAACATTGAGCCTGACCTTGCAATCCATACAGGCACGCCTTTTTTCTTTGCTATCCCTTCAATGCCGCTGCAAATTGCATTTGTTGTTTTTAAAAGTTTTTCATAGACACCTTTTTTCTTTAACTGCTTTAATGTCTCAATCCCTGCTGTCATTGCTAAAGGATTTCCTGACAATGTCCCTGCCTGATAAACAGGACCTGCCGGGGACAGCATTTCCATAATTTTCCTTTTGCCTCCAAATGCGCCGACTGGAAGTCCTCCGCCTATGACCTTTCCAAGGCATGTCAAATCAGGGTCTATGTCATAGATTTTTTGAACGCCTCCAAATAAACTCCTGAATCCGCTCATAACCTCATCAAGTATTAAAAGGCTGCCGTATCTCCCGCATACGGCTTTTAGTTTCTTTAGAAAATCATTCTGCGGCAAAACAACACCCATGTTGCCGGGGACAGGTTCAACAATAATGCACGAAATCCCTTCAGGGTCTTTTTCAAACAGCGCCTCTATAGAGCCAATATCATTATAAACCGCAGTGTATGTATTCTTTGCAATATCCGCTGGCACGCCCGGGCCGTCAGGCACACCAAATGTTGTCGCACCTGAACCTGCCTTTACAAGTAAACTGTCAGAATGTCCGTGATAGCAGCCCTCAAATTTTATTATCCTGTCCCTTTTTGTATATGCCCTTGCAAGTCTTATCACCCCCATTGCTGCCTCTGTTCCAGAACTCACAAACCGAACCATCTCCATTGACGGGAACGCCTCTAAAACAAGTTTTGCAAGTT
This genomic interval from Deltaproteobacteria bacterium contains the following:
- the hemL gene encoding glutamate-1-semialdehyde 2,1-aminomutase, with translation MKFSKSQKLLEKARGIIPGGVNSPVRAFMAVGSNPPFIRRAKGSKIYDIDGNIFIDYVGSWGPMILGHCEPKVASSIKKAVDKGTSYGAPTPLEVELAKLVLEAFPSMEMVRFVSSGTEAAMGVIRLARAYTKRDRIIKFEGCYHGHSDSLLVKAGSGATTFGVPDGPGVPADIAKNTYTAVYNDIGSIEALFEKDPEGISCIIVEPVPGNMGVVLPQNDFLKKLKAVCGRYGSLLILDEVMSGFRSLFGGVQKIYDIDPDLTCLGKVIGGGLPVGAFGGKRKIMEMLSPAGPVYQAGTLSGNPLAMTAGIETLKQLKKKGVYEKLLKTTNAICSGIEGIAKKKGVPVWIARSGSMFTLFFNANPVNNYSDAKKSNLEKFGKYFRKMLENCVYLPPSQFEAVFVSTAHTDKDIAKTLDAVKKAFRAI